The Nitrospinota bacterium nucleotide sequence CACGGCGCGGTACAGCGAGCGGGTGGGGATGCCTGTGGCGTTGAGTTTCCAGCTCTGGCGGCGGCTCATCACAAGGCGGATCAGCCGTTCGTCGGCCAAGTTGTCCCCGGTGAGCGAACGGAACCCCTCGAAGGCGGCGTAAACCTCGTATCCGCGCTTGTCCCCTTCCTCTGTGAGCGAAGTGGCCACGGCGGTGTATCCCGGGGCGTTTCCCCCGTCGAAAATTATCAGAGCCTTGCGTTCATCCGCCATGGCAAAACCCCCGTCAATGCCTTGTTTTGGTTCATTCTACACGCCTTTGCAGGGGGTGGGCCTTAATTAATTTATCGCAGGATTGCCGCGTAAAATGCTATTATTTAATGTTTAACGCTGTTTTTTCGACTATTGGAATGAATATACGCAATTTTTCGATCATCGCGCACATAGATCACGGCAAGTCCACGCTGGCCGACAGGTTGCTGCAGACCACCGGAGCCGTCTCCGACAGAGAGATGAAAGCGCAGATACTAGACTCCATGGACATCGAGCGGGAGCGCGGCATCACCATCAAGGCCCAGACCGCCCGTTTGAATTACACGGCGAAGGATGGGCAGGAATATATCCTCAACCTCATAGACACTCCGGGCCATGTGGACTTCTCGTACGAAGTTTCCCGGTCCCTTTCCGCGTGCGAAGGGGTGATCCTGGTGGTGGACGCTTCCCAGGGGATAGAGGCCCAGACGCTGGCCAACGTGCACCTTGCCATGGAAAACGACCTTGTCATGATCCCGGTGATAAACAAGATAGACCTGCCCGCCGCCGACGTGGAGGGGGTGACCACGCAGATAAAGGAGATCATCGGCCTGCCGCCGGAAGAGGTGGTGCCCGCCTCCGCAAAGTCCGGCATCGGAATTGAGGACATACTCGAAGCGGTGGTCAAACGGATCCCCGCGCCGAAAAGGGACCTTGCCGCCAAGCCAAGGGCGCTGCTCGTGGACTCCTGGTATGACCAGTATCAAGGGGTCGTGTGCCTTATCCGGATGGTGGACGGTGCGCTGCGCAAAGGGGAGATCATCAAGTTCATGGCCAGCGGGACGGAATACGCCATAGACACAATGGGGGTGTTCACCCCCAAAGCCCGCCCCATCAAGGAGCTTACCGCCGGAGAAGTGGGCTTTTTCACCGCGGCCATAAGGACGATAGCCGACACCAAGGTGGGGGACACGGTGACGCTGGCCAAAGGGGGCTCGATGGAGCCTCTGCCGGGGTTCGTGGAGGCCAAGCCGATGGTGTTCTCCGGGCTTTATCCCACAGACGGCGATGAATATGAACAGCTGCGCGACGCGCTGGCAAAACTGCGGCTCAACGACAGCTCTTTCAAGTACGAGCCGGAAAACTCCATGGCGCTCGGTTTCGGGTTCCGCTGTGGATTCCTGGGGCTTTTGCACATGGGCATCATCCGCGAACGGCTGGAGCGGGAATTCAATCTTTCGCTCATTTCCACCGCCCCCACGGTGGTGTACAAGGTGGTGCTCGGCAACGGGACGGTCGTCCATGTGGACAATCCGGCAAACCTCCCCGGCGCCAACGAGCGGCAGTCCATCGCCGAACCGATGATCGAGGCGACGATAATCATGCCCGAGGAATACATCGGGCCGGTGATGACATTGTGCATGGAACGGCGGGGCCATCAGAAGAAAATGGAGTATATAACCCCCAAGCGGGTGTCGCTTGTGTACCATCTGCCGCTAAACGAGATCGTGCTCGACTTTTTCGACAGGCTAAAGTCCATCACCCGGGGCTACGCCTCCATGGACTATGAGTTGGCCGGATACGAGGAGGCCGACCTTGTGAAGCTCGACCTGCTTGTAAACGGCCAGCCGGTGGACACCCTTTCGCTTATAGTCCATAAAGACAAGGCATACACGGTGGGGCGGGACCTGGCCGAGCGTATGCAGGAGCTTATCCCCCGCCAGATGTTCGACATCGCCATACAGTCGGCCATCGGCGGCAAGATAATCGCCCGCACCAACGTCAAGGCGCTTCGCAAGAACGTGCTGGCCAAATGCTACGGCGGCGACATCACGCGCAAACGCAAACTTCTGGAAAAGCAGAAGGAAGGCAAGAAGCGGATGAAGAGCGTGGGAAGGGTGGAGATACCGCAGGAAGCGTTCCTCGCGATATTGAAGGCGGACAACAAGTAAAGGACGGAAGATGAACGGCGTTGACAGGGAGGCGGAGGCGGCGATGGAGGCGCGCGGCTCGTCCGCGTTGTGGAAGGAATATGTGAAGGCGGGCGTGGTGGCAGTCATCCTCGCCCTTTTCATCAGGACTTTCGTGGCGCAGGCATTCAAGATACCCTCCGAGTCCATGGTGGACACGCTGCTGGTGGGGGACCATCTTTTGGTGAACAAGCTCGTTTACAGGTTCAACGATCCTTCGCGCGGGGACATCGTGGTGTTCCAGTATCCATACGATCCAACGCGGGATTTTGTGAAGCGCGTGGTGGGGCTTCCCGGCGAGACCCTGGAGGTGTATGGAAGGACGGTCTA carries:
- the lepB gene encoding signal peptidase I, producing the protein MEARGSSALWKEYVKAGVVAVILALFIRTFVAQAFKIPSESMVDTLLVGDHLLVNKLVYRFNDPSRGDIVVFQYPYDPTRDFVKRVVGLPGETLEVYGRTVYINGKPLAEPYTRFEENPFASSGPDYHFGPVTVPEGQLFMMGDNRNNSQDSRVWGTLDERLIHGKAFIIHWAWEDNTYGVRWNRLGKLLK
- the lepA gene encoding elongation factor 4, whose product is MNIRNFSIIAHIDHGKSTLADRLLQTTGAVSDREMKAQILDSMDIERERGITIKAQTARLNYTAKDGQEYILNLIDTPGHVDFSYEVSRSLSACEGVILVVDASQGIEAQTLANVHLAMENDLVMIPVINKIDLPAADVEGVTTQIKEIIGLPPEEVVPASAKSGIGIEDILEAVVKRIPAPKRDLAAKPRALLVDSWYDQYQGVVCLIRMVDGALRKGEIIKFMASGTEYAIDTMGVFTPKARPIKELTAGEVGFFTAAIRTIADTKVGDTVTLAKGGSMEPLPGFVEAKPMVFSGLYPTDGDEYEQLRDALAKLRLNDSSFKYEPENSMALGFGFRCGFLGLLHMGIIRERLEREFNLSLISTAPTVVYKVVLGNGTVVHVDNPANLPGANERQSIAEPMIEATIIMPEEYIGPVMTLCMERRGHQKKMEYITPKRVSLVYHLPLNEIVLDFFDRLKSITRGYASMDYELAGYEEADLVKLDLLVNGQPVDTLSLIVHKDKAYTVGRDLAERMQELIPRQMFDIAIQSAIGGKIIARTNVKALRKNVLAKCYGGDITRKRKLLEKQKEGKKRMKSVGRVEIPQEAFLAILKADNK